One region of Oscillatoria salina IIICB1 genomic DNA includes:
- the cas6 gene encoding CRISPR-associated endoribonuclease Cas6, translated as MAQTKTSLTNLTWSEQTELVGLVLSVVPQTNATLFPQYTIGLHAWFLDQVRQLNPQLSQYLHDGQSEKPFTISDLEGEINTQGKQLQLKSKQTYRWYVNALSVELVEWLKKWLEKVPATIDLRSAPLEIIQVAIANPPTTYQHLLSSKTLKSLNLSFISPTSFRRKKHHFPLPLPRNVFHSYLRRWNDFSNLPYPQDEFLDWIDEYVLINRHQLQTTKVAAGKRGTVTGFVGAIEYSLAKAAFEQPEFVDLFSALGQLAPYCGTGHKTTFGLGRTKLSWTENTPSIESLAVETQLAQRIEELTTNLLKTQKRTGGTRALNVCQTRATILARQERGESLKNIALELDMSYETVKTYAKIARKALNS; from the coding sequence ATGGCGCAAACCAAAACCTCCCTAACTAATCTTACTTGGTCGGAGCAAACCGAGCTAGTCGGGTTAGTTTTGTCAGTTGTACCCCAAACCAACGCAACTTTATTTCCTCAGTATACAATCGGTTTGCACGCTTGGTTTTTAGACCAAGTGCGTCAATTAAATCCGCAACTATCTCAATATCTCCACGATGGACAATCAGAAAAACCTTTTACAATTTCCGATTTAGAAGGAGAAATCAATACTCAAGGGAAACAGTTACAGCTAAAATCAAAGCAAACTTATCGTTGGTATGTAAACGCCCTTTCAGTGGAACTAGTCGAGTGGCTGAAAAAATGGTTAGAAAAAGTACCTGCAACCATCGACTTACGCAGCGCGCCTTTAGAAATTATACAAGTAGCGATCGCCAATCCTCCCACTACCTACCAACATTTATTATCCAGCAAAACACTGAAATCTCTCAATCTCAGCTTTATTTCTCCTACCAGCTTTCGACGCAAAAAACATCACTTTCCCCTACCCTTACCGAGAAACGTTTTTCACAGTTATTTACGACGCTGGAACGACTTTTCTAACTTACCTTATCCCCAAGATGAATTTCTCGACTGGATAGACGAATATGTCTTAATTAATCGCCATCAATTACAGACAACTAAAGTAGCTGCGGGAAAGCGAGGAACAGTTACAGGTTTTGTGGGTGCAATCGAATATAGTCTCGCAAAAGCTGCTTTTGAACAACCAGAATTTGTCGATCTTTTTTCTGCACTAGGACAACTCGCACCTTACTGCGGAACCGGACATAAAACCACTTTTGGCTTAGGACGAACTAAACTCAGTTGGACAGAAAATACTCCGTCAATTGAAAGTTTAGCAGTAGAAACTCAATTAGCACAACGGATTGAAGAATTAACTACCAACTTACTAAAAACTCAAAAGCGAACGGGCGGAACGCGCGCTTTAAATGTCTGTCAAACGAGAGCGACGATTTTAGCTAGACAAGAACGAGGAGAATCTTTAAAAAATATTGCTTTAGAGTTAGATATGTCTTATGAAACTGTGAAAACTTACGCGAAAATTGCCCGCAAAGCTTTAAATAGTTGA
- a CDS encoding TIGR03985 family CRISPR-associated protein, whose protein sequence is MSDRYLPTPQILQWLAAGQLANRLQRSVRLWKLVNLLYSEKTNWASKLPQTFTYPRLREILFASSHPTSDRLTAAEMTQRCWDHKCICHQSMSDLLFAHHSNLNTLQWQTEVISMTGLTSVELQQNLEEHPFATVHRTLRDDLKHLSQLGWLQIPNQGKYRCIPVEECPTPPLPLETKLQLDRLTTNQAWELLRVLESVSFIQPSLAIAIDSLWQQLTETIPKQRYQEPKQRIFIHLNYILTSEKQDQVDNYQQQLEELWHHPSGGVIQFETWVAKTETKITVTTYPVCLHYLSRAKYLSAYGQNPDGKIGWHNYRLDRFVSPQLKIIPWEDPQIPRPLQQLKNNHQLPTPEYIKHKLDEAWGFNFYLPCELLILRFPAKFARWYVENTFRHPTFKAIDYSNLGSLINREISDPQQCQEIIKIILQRDPNDAYYQAWIRTEDINVLMRLREWRPNGEVIAPISLRKTLAREANQELSNYQL, encoded by the coding sequence TTGAGCGATCGCTATCTCCCAACACCACAAATCTTACAATGGCTAGCCGCAGGACAACTAGCAAACCGCTTGCAACGTTCGGTGCGTCTGTGGAAGCTGGTAAACTTACTTTATAGCGAAAAAACTAATTGGGCGAGTAAATTACCGCAAACATTCACTTATCCGCGACTACGGGAAATTCTTTTCGCCTCTAGTCATCCTACCAGCGATCGCCTAACCGCAGCCGAAATGACTCAGCGTTGTTGGGACCATAAATGTATCTGTCATCAGTCGATGTCAGATTTACTTTTTGCTCACCATAGCAACCTGAATACCTTACAATGGCAAACAGAAGTAATCTCGATGACTGGATTAACCTCAGTAGAATTACAGCAAAATCTCGAAGAACATCCTTTTGCTACCGTTCATCGTACCCTCCGCGACGACCTCAAACATTTGTCTCAACTCGGTTGGTTACAAATTCCCAACCAAGGGAAATATCGTTGCATACCTGTTGAAGAATGTCCCACTCCTCCTCTTCCACTTGAGACGAAACTGCAACTCGATCGGCTTACGACAAACCAAGCTTGGGAACTATTGCGCGTGTTAGAATCAGTTTCATTTATTCAACCAAGTTTAGCGATCGCCATCGACTCACTTTGGCAACAACTTACAGAAACTATACCAAAACAACGTTACCAAGAACCAAAACAGCGTATTTTTATTCACCTTAACTACATTCTTACCTCTGAAAAACAAGACCAAGTAGATAACTATCAACAACAACTTGAAGAACTTTGGCATCATCCCTCCGGTGGAGTTATTCAGTTTGAAACTTGGGTAGCCAAAACTGAAACCAAAATCACCGTCACCACTTATCCTGTTTGTTTACACTACCTCAGCCGCGCCAAATATCTCAGTGCCTACGGACAAAATCCCGATGGTAAAATAGGCTGGCACAACTATCGTCTCGATCGCTTCGTTTCTCCTCAGTTAAAAATCATCCCTTGGGAAGATCCCCAAATTCCTCGACCTCTTCAACAACTAAAAAATAACCATCAATTACCTACTCCCGAATACATCAAGCATAAATTAGACGAAGCTTGGGGATTTAACTTTTATCTTCCTTGCGAACTGCTAATTTTGCGTTTTCCAGCTAAATTTGCACGTTGGTACGTGGAAAATACTTTTCGACATCCAACTTTTAAAGCAATTGACTATAGCAACTTAGGATCATTAATTAATCGAGAAATTTCTGACCCCCAACAGTGTCAAGAAATCATTAAAATAATCTTACAACGAGATCCTAACGATGCTTACTACCAAGCCTGGATACGCACCGAAGATATTAACGTTTTGATGCGTTTGCGCGAATGGCGACCAAATGGAGAAGTAATTGCACCTATCTCTTTACGGAAAACTCTCGCCAGGGAAGCTAACCAAGAATTATCTAATTATCAACTATAG
- a CDS encoding RAMP superfamily CRISPR-associated protein, whose protein sequence is MNNNQQNISPKPYEIVPFPKEKPQLKKPAGQHKYSADRVHGCLSLNLTVETALHVATGVVVMGKDIGQNGISLIKEMMQSDGKKLLIPGSSLKGVVRSVYEAITNSTLAVVTKKYKNKIPREHLPCQNKNRLCPASRVFNDLCPASRVFGALDWQGLIQFTDAECVEVANSVGFMPSLYRPRPDERKKYFNPPGRKFYYHAQQAIDAGKQQGIPVQQAGKKVLFTTKLRFKNLTLAELGTLLVILGQDTKNPLALKVGGGKPIGMGTMTTEVTELDKYEAMKSRYLTYNSSDEPMIGQDLDKYMQKAIKAAHQELIHAEQLQQVQKILQYPTNREAPRGLY, encoded by the coding sequence ATGAATAATAATCAGCAAAATATTTCACCGAAACCTTACGAAATAGTTCCTTTCCCCAAGGAAAAACCTCAGTTAAAAAAGCCTGCGGGACAGCATAAATATTCGGCTGACAGAGTTCACGGCTGTTTGTCGTTAAATTTAACAGTAGAAACTGCTTTGCACGTTGCGACTGGGGTAGTAGTGATGGGGAAAGATATCGGACAAAATGGAATTTCTCTAATTAAGGAAATGATGCAAAGTGACGGTAAAAAGTTACTAATTCCAGGTAGTTCTTTGAAAGGAGTAGTTCGTTCAGTTTATGAAGCAATTACCAATAGCACTTTAGCAGTTGTAACTAAGAAATATAAAAATAAAATTCCGAGAGAACATCTTCCGTGTCAAAATAAAAATCGTCTTTGTCCTGCTAGTCGGGTATTTAATGACCTTTGTCCTGCTAGTCGGGTATTTGGTGCATTAGATTGGCAAGGATTGATACAATTTACAGATGCGGAGTGTGTTGAAGTTGCTAATAGCGTCGGTTTTATGCCTTCTTTATATCGTCCTCGTCCTGATGAACGTAAAAAGTATTTTAACCCACCGGGACGGAAGTTTTACTATCATGCTCAACAAGCTATTGATGCGGGAAAACAACAAGGTATTCCGGTACAACAGGCTGGGAAAAAAGTGCTGTTTACGACTAAGTTAAGGTTTAAGAATTTAACTTTGGCGGAGTTAGGGACTTTGTTGGTTATTCTGGGACAAGATACGAAGAATCCTTTGGCTTTAAAAGTAGGTGGTGGTAAGCCAATTGGGATGGGTACAATGACAACAGAGGTGACAGAATTAGATAAATATGAAGCTATGAAATCGCGCTATCTCACATATAATTCTTCAGATGAACCAATGATAGGTCAAGATTTGGATAAATATATGCAGAAGGCGATTAAAGCAGCACATCAGGAACTAATTCACGCCGAACAATTACAGCAAGTTCAGAAAATTTTGCAGTATCCGACAAATCGGGAAGCACCTAGAGGATTATATTAA
- a CDS encoding RAMP superfamily CRISPR-associated protein — MHKRLVNYCKIEFTLTPLTPILIKSGKEGADPTKPDMEFVETYHPGGRSVYLPGSSLKGAIRAHAERIVRTVGKDKRPKDPQELWANDPLYDDYKYLEKKEPPDVYRLSSFTDRMFGNTAIASRIRIKDAYPVDVKKLKLSERNGVAIDRMFGSVAVGPFNYEVCTAGEFKTEIHLKNFTLAQLGLIGLVLRDLNEGWFGIGFAKSRGLGLVEVQLNSAVVQYPGCEIKDDEICLLGGTKKWSNTKLLGVGAFLEIDEANSYGFPTNEEEETPIAATDMDLGFGVQLIWQGEVQVKDLFNRSVKAWRRKL; from the coding sequence ATGCACAAAAGACTGGTTAACTACTGCAAAATTGAGTTTACTTTAACTCCCCTTACTCCAATTTTAATTAAATCAGGCAAAGAAGGCGCTGACCCGACAAAACCAGACATGGAATTTGTCGAAACTTATCATCCGGGAGGACGTTCGGTTTATCTTCCTGGAAGTTCGTTAAAAGGTGCAATTCGCGCCCATGCAGAAAGAATTGTTCGCACCGTAGGAAAAGATAAACGCCCAAAAGATCCTCAAGAATTATGGGCGAACGATCCTTTATATGACGATTATAAATATTTGGAAAAGAAAGAACCACCGGATGTTTATCGTCTTTCTTCGTTTACCGATCGAATGTTTGGTAATACAGCGATCGCAAGTAGAATTAGAATTAAAGATGCTTATCCTGTTGACGTGAAAAAGCTAAAATTATCAGAACGCAACGGCGTCGCAATTGACCGAATGTTTGGTTCGGTTGCTGTGGGACCTTTTAACTACGAAGTTTGTACGGCAGGTGAGTTTAAAACGGAAATTCATCTCAAGAATTTTACTTTAGCACAATTGGGATTAATTGGTTTAGTTTTGCGAGATTTGAATGAAGGTTGGTTTGGGATTGGTTTTGCTAAATCTCGCGGTTTGGGTTTAGTAGAAGTGCAGTTAAATTCGGCTGTGGTCCAATATCCTGGTTGTGAGATAAAAGACGATGAAATTTGTCTTTTAGGAGGTACTAAAAAATGGTCGAACACGAAATTATTAGGGGTAGGTGCTTTCTTAGAAATAGATGAAGCAAATAGCTATGGTTTTCCTACTAATGAAGAAGAAGAAACGCCAATAGCAGCAACAGATATGGATTTGGGATTTGGTGTTCAATTAATTTGGCAAGGAGAAGTTCAAGTAAAAGATTTGTTTAATCGGTCAGTTAAAGCTTGGCGACGTAAATTATAA
- the csx7 gene encoding type III CRISPR-associated RAMP protein Csx7: protein MFDVFKNRLEIRGTLVTVTALRISAGRSMEPIGSDLPVIKDIYGQPLIPGASFKGALRSRLESFLRGILGSDRHLVANPANENEWSISASEMKELKDQYNNDRLLTDAIINQTDLVSHLFGSPWLASKFQVRDLTVKPDTWFGQYQERDGVAIDRDTETAAEGKLYDFQVIPAGTLFEFQAVVENAAEWELGMLIIGLHQFETEQIPLGGGRSRGLGVVRLEIEEMRWIDVEGHPELLLEYLRKLVNQDSDIYKNATDYQDRWIQKLIEYLNSKIPDPKATAV from the coding sequence ATGTTTGATGTATTTAAGAATCGGTTAGAAATTCGTGGTACGCTAGTAACAGTAACCGCTTTACGGATTAGTGCGGGACGTTCGATGGAACCGATTGGTTCAGATTTACCAGTAATCAAAGATATCTACGGACAACCGTTGATACCGGGTGCAAGTTTCAAAGGTGCGCTGCGATCGCGTCTGGAAAGTTTTTTACGAGGTATACTAGGTAGCGATCGCCATTTAGTTGCTAATCCAGCTAATGAGAATGAATGGTCAATTTCTGCTTCAGAGATGAAGGAACTCAAAGACCAATATAACAACGATCGCCTACTTACCGACGCAATTATCAACCAAACTGACCTAGTATCGCATTTGTTTGGTTCACCTTGGTTAGCAAGTAAATTTCAAGTACGAGATTTAACCGTCAAACCTGACACTTGGTTCGGTCAATATCAGGAACGAGACGGAGTCGCAATCGATAGAGATACCGAAACTGCGGCTGAGGGAAAATTATACGACTTTCAAGTTATTCCCGCAGGAACTTTGTTTGAGTTTCAAGCAGTAGTAGAAAACGCCGCAGAATGGGAACTAGGAATGTTAATCATAGGTTTGCATCAGTTTGAAACCGAACAAATACCCCTCGGTGGAGGACGTTCTCGCGGTTTGGGAGTTGTTCGTTTAGAAATAGAAGAAATGCGCTGGATAGATGTAGAAGGACATCCGGAATTATTGTTAGAGTATCTACGAAAATTGGTTAACCAAGATTCTGATATTTACAAAAATGCAACCGACTATCAAGATCGTTGGATACAAAAATTAATTGAGTATTTAAACAGCAAAATCCCCGATCCTAAAGCTACAGCAGTTTAG
- a CDS encoding CRISPR-associated protein, protein MNRVVISTIGTSLLTKQINRGDNKETNWFKSLTNTANFLDTELDDEVKKIIKILQSRAKEKLATGKTEIIRGASAELNGIYGIYQDNLLSGKEDIHYLIATDTAQGKATAEIVQTFLQENGIVNVSIYQPPGLSTKSTLNFSEGIDDLIVWLDKEIPPLKENKYKVCFNLVGGFKSLQGYLNTIGMFYADEIIYIFEGKGSDSIAIPRLPIAVDNSLVAPYTVQLALLDAGMGMTKEETEEIPETLLGEVDGKMTLSSWGQLIWNQCKENLLAEKLLDFPYLEYQDSFREDYNRIRERKEKVKLQESLAKVSYLLAESNGDTSILKKDGGIQYDKYVNKGDMEHFRVTQGLRVSCTSAKGSLLLHRYGKEPDVNKNPY, encoded by the coding sequence ATGAATCGTGTTGTTATTTCTACTATCGGTACAAGTTTACTGACAAAACAAATTAATCGTGGCGATAATAAAGAAACAAATTGGTTTAAGTCACTAACAAATACAGCCAATTTTCTAGATACAGAATTAGACGATGAAGTCAAGAAAATTATCAAAATTTTACAATCGAGAGCAAAAGAAAAACTAGCAACAGGTAAAACAGAAATTATTCGGGGTGCAAGTGCAGAATTAAATGGAATTTACGGAATTTATCAAGATAATCTGTTGTCAGGAAAAGAAGATATTCACTATCTTATTGCTACCGATACAGCCCAAGGAAAAGCGACAGCAGAAATTGTCCAAACATTTTTACAAGAAAATGGGATAGTTAATGTTAGTATTTATCAACCCCCTGGTTTATCTACAAAAAGTACGCTTAATTTTTCTGAAGGGATAGACGACTTAATTGTTTGGTTAGACAAAGAAATACCACCTTTAAAAGAAAACAAATATAAAGTTTGTTTCAACCTTGTCGGTGGCTTCAAAAGTTTGCAGGGTTACTTGAATACAATTGGAATGTTTTATGCAGATGAAATAATTTACATTTTTGAAGGAAAAGGTTCCGATTCGATCGCAATTCCTCGCTTACCAATAGCGGTAGATAACAGTTTAGTTGCACCATACACAGTCCAACTCGCATTACTAGATGCAGGGATGGGAATGACGAAAGAAGAAACGGAAGAAATTCCCGAAACTTTACTGGGAGAAGTAGATGGAAAAATGACACTTTCAAGCTGGGGACAGTTAATCTGGAATCAATGTAAAGAAAACTTACTTGCTGAAAAATTACTCGATTTTCCTTATTTAGAATATCAAGATAGTTTTCGGGAAGATTATAATCGGATTCGCGAAAGAAAGGAAAAAGTTAAACTACAAGAAAGTTTAGCAAAAGTTTCTTATTTATTAGCAGAATCAAACGGCGATACTAGCATTTTGAAAAAAGATGGAGGAATACAGTACGACAAATATGTAAATAAGGGAGATATGGAACATTTTCGGGTAACGCAAGGTTTGCGAGTTAGCTGTACTTCTGCAAAAGGTAGTTTATTACTACATCGGTATGGAAAAGAACCAGATGTGAATAAAAATCCTTACTAA
- the csx10 gene encoding type III-D CRISPR-associated RAMP protein Csx10 translates to MKQIELKITALSPLAIGKKKPGSVSEARDYIPGSVIRGAIAGVMLRYAEVDNQDLSANGGDFQSLFLDEKAAIFHNAYPSNNEKNSEVFVLPATAVSSKTKPGFGDKGNGVFDTLIDRFCAEAYNFPYDPNCPKDQGRVEPYSGFYTQLGKKYQSHSVSKRLLTRVGINRRRATSEEEVLYSLEVLNETQGEKKQPVVYRSKIIVDNDVLANLLAQFINQQNFRFGGATSRGLGKVKIEATVTKFTSNLQSRLEQFNQKLQQRWQTWGIFGEPQQPWQKERTYFTINLQSDAILTENWLRTTVISPQMLSEFTGIQDSSLILHTAYTSYDYISGWNAAWGLMKDIDLVTNKGGVYLFSTTQKQTWLPTLKKISQTGVGKRTTEGFGQVIICHPFHLVLRENPA, encoded by the coding sequence ATGAAACAAATAGAACTAAAAATTACCGCCCTGTCGCCCTTAGCAATTGGCAAGAAAAAACCCGGTTCAGTTAGCGAAGCCAGAGATTACATACCTGGTTCAGTAATTCGGGGCGCGATCGCGGGAGTCATGTTACGCTATGCTGAAGTAGACAACCAAGATTTGTCCGCAAATGGGGGCGACTTCCAAAGCTTATTTCTCGACGAAAAAGCCGCAATTTTCCATAACGCTTATCCCAGCAATAACGAGAAAAATTCAGAAGTTTTCGTCTTACCAGCAACTGCGGTTAGTTCCAAAACCAAACCAGGTTTTGGGGATAAAGGTAATGGCGTATTCGATACTTTAATTGACCGCTTTTGCGCCGAAGCTTATAATTTTCCTTACGACCCAAATTGTCCGAAAGACCAAGGAAGAGTCGAACCTTATAGCGGTTTTTACACCCAATTAGGCAAAAAATATCAATCTCATTCAGTAAGTAAACGTTTGTTAACTCGCGTAGGAATAAACCGCCGACGGGCAACCTCAGAGGAAGAAGTATTATATAGCTTAGAAGTTCTCAACGAAACTCAAGGAGAAAAAAAGCAACCAGTAGTTTATCGTAGCAAAATTATAGTTGACAATGATGTTTTGGCTAATCTTCTCGCCCAATTTATTAACCAACAAAACTTTCGCTTTGGTGGGGCGACTTCACGAGGATTAGGAAAAGTCAAAATCGAAGCAACCGTTACAAAATTTACCAGTAACCTGCAATCTCGTTTAGAACAATTTAATCAAAAATTGCAACAACGTTGGCAAACTTGGGGTATTTTTGGCGAACCGCAACAACCTTGGCAAAAAGAGCGTACTTACTTTACTATCAACTTACAATCGGATGCTATTCTGACCGAAAATTGGTTGCGGACAACAGTAATTTCCCCTCAAATGTTGTCGGAATTTACAGGTATCCAAGATTCCTCATTAATCTTACATACAGCCTATACCAGTTACGACTATATTTCCGGGTGGAATGCTGCGTGGGGTTTAATGAAAGACATTGATTTAGTTACTAACAAAGGAGGAGTATATCTCTTTAGTACAACTCAGAAACAAACTTGGCTACCTACATTAAAAAAGATATCCCAAACAGGCGTAGGAAAACGAACCACTGAAGGCTTCGGACAAGTAATAATTTGTCACCCATTTCATTTAGTATTGCGGGAGAATCCAGCATGA
- a CDS encoding RAMP superfamily CRISPR-associated protein, with protein sequence MIQLQNLLNRRAEISEITATIETALSVGAGGSSGSLADKPIVRTAAGKLLIPASQFKGRLRHECEKLARGLGWQVCQSPNPQTMCPQRANFSDPEKRQFHRREYQVSSEERYHCIICQIFGNPALPSRLIIDDLICEENPENLPEVLRPGVTINRRRRVAEDQKLYFLETSPANAKLKFKGTIVWQPQPGLDADIGKALVLAGLQHINALGGSKSVGLGWLKWDYQKDNWGIEKTTWQKLIPKNQNQ encoded by the coding sequence ATGATTCAGTTACAAAATTTATTAAATCGTCGCGCTGAAATAAGCGAAATTACTGCTACAATCGAAACAGCATTATCTGTCGGCGCAGGTGGTTCTTCTGGTTCTTTAGCCGATAAACCAATTGTGCGAACTGCCGCAGGAAAATTACTTATTCCCGCTTCCCAATTCAAAGGAAGATTGCGTCACGAATGCGAAAAATTAGCCAGAGGATTAGGTTGGCAAGTTTGTCAATCTCCTAATCCACAAACAATGTGTCCTCAACGGGCAAATTTTTCTGACCCTGAAAAAAGGCAATTTCACCGCCGAGAATATCAAGTTTCCAGTGAGGAAAGATATCATTGCATTATCTGTCAAATTTTTGGCAATCCCGCCTTACCTTCGCGCCTAATTATTGATGACTTAATTTGTGAAGAAAACCCGGAAAACTTACCTGAAGTTTTGCGTCCAGGAGTAACCATAAATCGTCGTCGCCGAGTTGCAGAAGACCAAAAACTTTACTTTCTGGAAACGTCACCAGCTAATGCCAAGTTAAAATTTAAAGGAACAATTGTTTGGCAACCACAACCTGGTTTAGATGCGGATATCGGGAAAGCTTTAGTTTTAGCAGGATTGCAACATATCAACGCCCTTGGTGGTTCAAAATCAGTCGGTTTAGGATGGTTAAAATGGGATTATCAAAAAGATAATTGGGGAATTGAGAAAACAACTTGGCAAAAGTTAATTCCCAAAAATCAAAATCAGTAA
- the cas10 gene encoding type III-B CRISPR-associated protein Cas10/Cmr2, translated as MSEVRKNMTIALAWCLAWGEKREPQQSLETLAKMRQNLAQGKEVLEVSQLVSQIQKLQAIPSDYYPNQVSEIENDYPELSQQTTPIGLVYGGATKIKGYVFTSAKLPDIRGASALLDRINLIDLPAFFNQEPKICQEEPESELSQGLQADYQRLRDWLDEEFPQLRTALIPELIIYSTGGNILAFCPAAYVNDLANAIEKRYTTETITANSCAVGDTFRLLEFRFGLLQNPLPKTLWLDWYRREYQHPLVEAYFGKVEKETDIVTKFFNRKSFNELAGKLATQFNQRRSGNDTENRPSRRYPPMLETHPYLIREEGDRASAVVKTKLPGEPEFSENLARKRIMGQRAKQDKEQNWYRQSPFTWEPGEVESWANKFTRFLRESPHNYYRNVAQNEVSEALSLEEIGNASNGYISFIYADGNNMGGYIQKIKTPEEYQQFSHDIFEATEKSVYYALREHLQPHKLNNLRKLESRNREGTWVHPFEIITIGGDDVLLIVPANQALDIAKTIGEEFERILISKQRYNLSEDTSTNLKKTHRYRPDLATDSHCQLSMSSGVLTIAYDTPVYYAENLTSKLLKSAKKKAKLLKNYDYYGGTVDFLTLKSVTMISSNVESFREEGLIKKQPDKPRLKLYATPYTLHELGGVIETAKALQESKFPRSQLYQIRSLLAHGKHTAILNYRYFRVRLQKNQQILLEEKFEQAWCPPKDPKNNGNLAPWMFLEPVPEKENSQELNQEKQPSTYETIWQELVDIYPFVEKETEKLVAEETNR; from the coding sequence ATGTCAGAAGTACGCAAAAACATGACCATCGCCTTAGCTTGGTGTCTCGCTTGGGGAGAGAAGCGGGAACCGCAGCAGAGTTTAGAGACGTTAGCAAAAATGCGGCAAAATCTCGCCCAAGGAAAAGAAGTTCTCGAAGTTAGCCAGCTTGTTTCTCAAATCCAAAAATTACAAGCAATTCCTTCAGATTACTATCCCAACCAAGTTAGTGAGATTGAGAACGACTACCCAGAATTATCTCAGCAAACGACTCCTATTGGTTTAGTTTACGGCGGCGCAACCAAAATTAAAGGTTATGTCTTTACTTCTGCTAAATTACCAGACATTCGTGGCGCTTCTGCCTTACTAGATCGAATTAATTTAATTGATTTGCCTGCTTTTTTTAACCAAGAACCAAAAATTTGCCAAGAAGAACCAGAATCAGAATTGAGTCAAGGTTTACAAGCAGATTATCAGCGACTGAGAGACTGGTTGGATGAAGAATTTCCTCAGTTAAGGACAGCTTTAATTCCCGAATTAATTATCTACTCAACCGGAGGAAATATTCTCGCCTTTTGTCCGGCAGCTTATGTTAATGACTTAGCTAATGCGATCGAAAAACGCTACACTACTGAAACAATTACGGCAAATAGTTGTGCGGTTGGAGATACTTTTCGCTTGCTAGAATTTCGCTTTGGATTGCTACAAAATCCTCTGCCAAAAACACTGTGGTTAGATTGGTATCGCCGGGAATATCAGCATCCGCTTGTAGAAGCTTATTTTGGCAAGGTAGAAAAAGAAACCGACATAGTTACCAAATTTTTTAACCGCAAAAGCTTTAATGAATTAGCGGGTAAATTAGCGACGCAGTTTAATCAGAGACGCAGTGGAAACGATACAGAAAATCGACCCAGCCGTCGCTATCCACCGATGTTAGAAACACATCCTTATCTAATTCGAGAAGAAGGAGACCGGGCTTCGGCAGTTGTGAAAACCAAGTTACCAGGAGAACCGGAATTTTCAGAGAATTTAGCCCGGAAAAGGATTATGGGACAAAGAGCGAAGCAAGATAAAGAACAAAATTGGTATCGCCAAAGTCCTTTTACTTGGGAACCAGGAGAAGTGGAAAGTTGGGCGAACAAATTTACTCGCTTTTTGAGAGAAAGTCCTCATAATTACTACAGAAATGTGGCACAAAATGAGGTGAGTGAGGCTTTAAGTTTAGAAGAAATTGGGAATGCAAGTAACGGTTATATTAGCTTTATCTACGCCGACGGTAATAATATGGGCGGCTATATCCAAAAGATTAAAACTCCAGAAGAGTATCAACAGTTTAGCCACGATATTTTTGAAGCAACTGAAAAATCAGTTTATTACGCATTGCGGGAACATCTCCAACCCCATAAATTGAATAATTTAAGAAAGTTAGAATCGCGAAATCGCGAGGGAACTTGGGTACATCCGTTTGAGATTATTACTATCGGCGGCGATGACGTTTTGCTAATTGTCCCAGCGAATCAAGCTTTGGATATTGCCAAAACTATCGGCGAAGAATTTGAACGAATTTTAATCAGCAAACAAAGATATAATCTCTCTGAAGATACATCAACTAATTTAAAGAAAACTCATCGCTATCGACCAGATTTAGCTACAGATTCTCATTGTCAATTGAGTATGTCTAGCGGAGTTTTAACTATTGCTTATGATACACCAGTTTATTATGCCGAAAACTTAACTAGTAAGTTGCTTAAATCAGCCAAGAAAAAAGCCAAATTACTGAAGAATTACGATTACTACGGTGGTACGGTTGATTTCCTCACTTTAAAATCTGTTACGATGATTTCTTCTAATGTAGAAAGCTTCCGAGAAGAAGGCTTAATCAAAAAGCAACCTGATAAACCGAGACTGAAACTTTACGCGACACCTTATACTTTACACGAACTGGGTGGAGTTATCGAAACAGCCAAAGCATTGCAAGAGTCAAAATTTCCGCGATCGCAATTATATCAGATTCGTAGTTTACTCGCCCACGGTAAACATACAGCAATCCTCAACTATCGCTATTTTCGCGTTCGATTACAGAAAAATCAGCAAATACTATTAGAAGAAAAATTTGAGCAAGCTTGGTGTCCACCAAAAGACCCCAAAAACAACGGTAATTTAGCACCTTGGATGTTTCTCGAACCTGTCCCAGAAAAAGAAAATTCTCAAGAATTAAATCAAGAAAAGCAACCTTCAACTTATGAGACAATTTGGCAAGAATTAGTAGATATTTATCCTTTTGTTGAAAAAGAAACAGAAAAACTCGTTGCTGAGGAAACAAACCGATGA